The segment GCGTATTTCAATCCAGCCGGTCTGACCAAACTGTCCGACGGATTGCACTTCGACATCAGCAACCAGTCGATCTGGCAGAAGAAAACGGTAAACAACAATACGGCAACGCTGAATAAAGATGAATTTGTTGGAGATGTCGCGGCGCTGGTATTCCCGACGGCTTATGTTGCCTATAAAATGGAAAATTAGTCCTATCAGCTGGATTTATGCCGATTGGCGGCGGCGGAAGCGCAGAATATGAAGATGGCTTGCCTTTATTCGAGTACACGTTAGCCAGTTTGGTCGGCGTGCCGGCTGCCTATTTTAATTCGGCGCTATCGCCTTACGGAACCATCAATGGTTATGATTTAGATGTACATTTTAGCGGTTCTTCCGTTTATTATGGCTTTCAGGGTGGCGTTTCTTATAAAATAAATGACCTTGTATCAATGTCACTTGGTGGCAGATATGTGATTGCGAAAAACAGTTATGAAGGTTATATGGAAAATATTAAGTTGCATACTTCCAGCGGAGGAGACCTTACTAGTGCTATTTTAGGTTCTGCTCTTGCCGATGTAGAAGTGGATGCGGAACGTTCCGGTTCGGGAATGTGTGGGATATTGGGAGTGAATTTATCCCCAAATGATAATTTAAATATCGGTATTCGCTATGAAACGATCACAAAACTTGAGATGGAGAACGAAACTGCAACAGGTAAAGATGGTGGATCAGAAGAATTTACTGACGGTGCTAAATTTAATGCTGACATTCCTTCTCAGTTAGCAGTTGGCCTGTCCTATAAAATGAGCAAGCTGAAACTGATGTCGGATTTCAACTATTTTGGTAATACCGGTGTCGATTGGGACGGCGATGAAGCAAATTTCGATAACAGTCTTGAGTTCGGTCTGGGCGCTGAATATAAGTTGACGGAGAAATTGCTTGTCAGCGCCGGCTATTTAAAATCTACCAGTGGAGCGAAATC is part of the Candidatus Marinimicrobia bacterium CG08_land_8_20_14_0_20_45_22 genome and harbors:
- a CDS encoding aromatic hydrocarbon degradation protein, whose translation is AYFNPAGLTKLSDGLHFDISNQSIWQKKTVNNNTATLNKDEFVGDVAALVFPTAYVAYKMEN